GAATTTTTCAAAAACCTTTAATAAACATATTCCACTATATTAATAATACAAAAAAGATGGGAGGGAAAATATAATGAGAAATAGATTTATAGGTTTGCTTGCGATTATCTTAGGACTTATCATTATTGCATTTCCAATGCTTGGAATAATAAGTACAAGTGCCTTATTTGGATTGTCTACACTTTTAATATCAATTATAGTGATAATGATTGGTGTTTCAATAATGGATTATAACAAATTCGGAGCGATTCTTGATTATTTCCTTGGAATCGTCATGCTGATTATTAGTTTAATAATTATATTCAATCCACATTATTTTGCATTCCTTGCAGCGATTATGCTGTATTTGGCTGGAATCTTTATAATGATTATAGGACTTGTAACACTTATCAACAACCGCCATGCAAGATACGGTTTTTACATTGGTGTTGCAGGAATCGTATTGGGAATTATTTACATTATAATTGGAACATATGTTTCAGATCCGTATGTTCTTGGAATTTTGATTGGAATCTGGTTATTGATAACCGGTATATTAAAACTTATAGATGGTTAACACCATCAACTTTTTTTAGGTGATTAAATGATTGCTATAAGTGCTGATTTTGATCCTGTCCATATAGGCCATGAAAAATTGATAAAAGAAGGTCGCAAAATAGCTGATGAAAAGGATACTGAATTGGCTGTTTACTTGAATAAGGGCTATAGTGCAAATCATGCTCCTTTTTTTCTTGATTATGAATCACGTCGGGAAATCGTTTTAGAATTGGGTGCTGACAAGGTAATTCCTTTTGAAGGTTTGCATCACCGCCTTATTTTGTCTTATAGCGTTACTATAAGACTTTCCAAAATGATTGACGATGGGGTCACTGATTACATTACTGCAGCGAATATTCCTCTTGAGGAAATAGCTAAAAAAGCCGACAAATTTGTTAAACAGGGGAATTTTGTTGGAATGCCAAAAAATTATCCCAACAGAAATGAAATTCGATGGTATGCCATAAATGAATTTTTAGGTTCCAAACTCGATTTCCATGTTATAAAAGAAGTTTCCAAGGGAGGGAAAGTCTCCGGACGTGCAATAAGACAATCAATCCTTGAGAATGACTTGAGATTAACAGGGAAAGTGCGTTCAGTAATTCCAAAGATCACCGCAGAGGTCTTGGAACGTGAAATTGCTCTGGGAAAGGTTCCTGGCCAGAGAAATTATGGTGAGATTTATAAAACATTGAACACTTCATCAAGGGGAAATCTTTCTAAAATTGCCTACCTTACAAGCAATGCGATTAATGAAATTATTAAAAAAAGGGTTTATAGAGATAGTGAAACTATTTGGGCTGCTTTTAGAAAGGCGAATTATGGTCCTGTAATGACTCGCCTAGCAATTAGCGCCATTGAGGAGGGGGTTACTAAAAAGGAAGTTATGGATTTGATGAAAGGCTATGAGGAAAAAGGCGTTATTCCCCCTAACCAGAATGTGGAGCATGTTATAAATCGTGCATGGTACGTTGCAAACAGTGATTTGGATTCCAGTAAGGCCAATGAGAAATTTAGATCAGGAAATATAAAAGTGGATGCTCCTTTGACCATTTATGCTGGCCTGAATCTTACAAAATTTGAAGCCAAAATAATGAAATCCGGTGAAAATGCAGATGTCTATGTTGATAAGAATGGAAAGGTGTCTGTCCAGATGAAGATTGACGGTAAAAAAATTAAGACAAATCTTAGATTGCCTTCAAACGAAGTGACATACATTAGATATATTCTTGATTCAAACTTCATTCCCCTTAAAGGAACCACTGAAAAAGTAAATAATAGCTATAAAATTAAATTAGAGATTGGATAATTTTTTAAGAGTTGCTTCACTCATCTCCATTGAGTGTCCTTTGAAATAATCCAATATTTCCAACATTTCTTCTTCTTTTCTTTTTGGATTGTTTTTTGTGTTTTTAATTCTGGATATTGCTAATTTTTTAAAGTTTTCACCTTCGCTAAGTGATATGGTATCCAAAAGCTCTTCTTCAAGATTTAATTTCTCTGCAATTTCCATGGTTTCTATTAAAGCTGCAGATACTGATTTTGTATAAATGCTTCTGAGCAATTTGAGTTTTGAAGCATCCCCAATATTGTCCGAGATTATTTCGATTGGCAGATAATTGCTTAGGAATTCTAACTGCCTTGACTTTTCTCCGGACAAGTATATTCTGAAGTCGTTGTTGATTCCCCCAATGATTGATGAGTCTACAAAATTATTTGTAACCTTTTTGATTTCCCCTACTGTTTTTGGTGAAATGTTGTTCAAATCCAAATATATGCCGTCACATAATCTCCCGTATTTTTCAGCTGTTTTAAGGGCGTTGCTTGGGGAATTTGCAGATATTAATATATCTGAGTTTATGGCCACTTGTTCAAAGTTGTCCAAAACTTCAGCATCGGATTTGTCTATATTGAAGATGGTGTTTCTAGACCTTCCCTCCTTTGAGGTCAATAATGTTTCATTCTTAAGAATCTCCGCCAATTTTCTGTTAACTTCGCCAAAACCAATAAACCCTATTTTCATAAAATAACTCCATTAGCCGTTAAAAACATGTATGCTGCTCCAACAATAAACAGAATGCCGCTTATTTTTCTTATATGCTCAGAGCCTTCAATAAAATTTTCAAGATTGATCTTAGATATTATAAAACTTAAAATCAATAATGACACTCCAAAACCTAAGCCATATAGAATAATATTGAAACTTATGTATAAAAAATTTGCAGTTGTAATAAGTACTGACACCAAAGAGATCAGGTATCCTCCATAACATGGAGCCCATGCAATGGAAGTTAGAATTCCTAAAGCAAAGGAGCCTAAAATACCGTCCGATGACATGTTCTTAAAACTTAAGTTGAAAGATTTGTTGAAAACGAATAGGAACCCCACGATTAACAGAACAATAGCTGCAAAAATTCTCAGATAAAACACATAGCTGTAAAACATTACAGTGAATAGTCCTGCTATAAATATTAAAGTTGTAAACACTGAAAACAATCCAATTACAAATGCGATTATTTCCTTATTGCCTTTGTTTTTAAGGGTAAATCCGAATAATATTGGTAGAACTGGAATTATGCATGGAGAAATTATTGATATGAAACCTGTTAAAAAAGAAATATAAGGAATAAAATCCATTGTTATTCCTCATCAAATATATTCAAGAAGTTCTGCTGGGCCGTAATAACCATTAAGTCTAGCTTTTTCTGTACCATTGCTATCTAAAAGAACTATAACTGGAGTTGCGACAGCATGATAAGCATTTGCCACATCAGGTTGTTTGTCAATATCGACAACTGCAGTTACATAATATTTGTTAATCTTTTCGATTACCTTTTCATCACTCAATGTATCTGACTTTAGCTTATCGCACCATGTACAGGTATCACTAGTGAAAAGTACAAAAACATCCTTATTTTGTGCATCTGCAATTTCTTCAGCTTCAGTTATATTATTAGTGGAATTAATGTTAGTTGATTCCATCTCAAGATTTTCACTACCCATTACCAATAAAAGAGCAGTTCCTACTATAGCTATAACAATTATAATAAGAGCTACTTTAATTCCTTTTTTCATAGTTAAATAATTAGTTTACTAGTATATAAATTATTTTAATGATTTTTGAGCAATACCATATCCTGCAAATCCACACCCATATCCTTGGATATTGCATGACACTTTGAGCATAATAAAAAGTACAATTCCTTATCCGAGGTGTCAATTTCAGTCAAACCCTCATAATTGCCCATTCCCTTGGAGATTATGAATTTGTGATCATTGAAAATCTTCCTGAAATCATCAGAAATTTCACTATCAACATATCCTACAGTTCCTGCACCAATTTCCACAATATCCCCATATTTGTCAAGCCCAACAGCCAATGCATCCTCCATGCAGGCATCATTTAAAATTGGTTCTGATTTGACGGCAATTGTAATGTCTAAACCATATGACTTGAGTTTTTCAAGAAGCAACTTGTCAAAAACAATTTCTCCTGTGTTGTCCACCAAATATAACAACTTATCATGTTTTTTAGCTGACTGTTCCAGACTTTCAACATGATTGATTTTCAACTGTTTTTGAAGGGCATTATTAATAAGCTCATCGATGTCCGTGTTTAATGTGAAGGCTCCAAAATCCAATATATTTCCTATGATAGCTATCTTAACATAATTTTCCAATGAGTCCTCTTCTTCAATTATCGTTTTGACCTGTGGCAGATATTTCAATGCTATCTTATTTCCTAAAACTTTTTCTTTTTTGTATGGGTCCTTGCATCCGGTTCTTTCTTTTATTATTTTATGAATTGTGGAACCTGTTTTATTGGAGTTTGTATTTGTTGAGAAATTACCTGCTAAAAAATTGAAAATTTCGTTGAAAATTTCTATTTTAAGTTCACTGTTATCAGTAGCCAAATCAAGAGCTTCTCCGGCCTGCCTTAAAAAGCATGGTCCGCATTCATGACTAATCTTCAATTTTTTATCCTCCGTAGATTATTTGGATTAATTGAATTTCATCATCATTCTTGATCTCTGTTTCTTCTATAACCAATTCGCCGTTTTGTTTGCATACTAATGATTGGCTGGATAATTCCAAATCATTTAATAAATCTTTAATTGTGTAATTTTCTGAAGACAATTCCCTTGACTCGTCGATGTCTTTATATTTTAAATTGAATTTCATTAAATAACCTCTAATTCCTTTAAAAATGTGCATTTTCTGCATAGTTCATTAGCTGAAGGTTCACCGCATACGCTGCACCTTCTTAGCTTGAATTCTTTTTTGAATTCATCCCCAATAGCTTCCTTTACCTTGTCGTATCCCCTTAAGGTAGAGTATTTTATTGTTGGGTGATTTTCAGACAGCTGATTGATTAGGTCTGAAACTTCTTTTCTAAAAGACTGTTGTGCGTATGGGCAACCTGCAAAATGAACTTCCAAATCCTTTGCAACAGCATATAAACCTATTTCACGTTCTGGAACTTCACGTAAAGGTTTGATTTTAACTGTGAATTCTTTTGCCTTTGATTCTGTTTTTGGTCCAAATTTGGAAATGTTGTCAGTGTTTCCTTCCAAATAGTTCATCATTATTCCCTGAACTTCATCATCTAAATTATGGCCCATAGCTATTTTTGTTGCCCCCATTTCACGTGCGGTCTTATTTATGATGTCTCTTCTGAAAACACCGCAATAGGTACATGACCCTCTATGATTGTCTCTTTCCATTATTTCGTCAAGAGTTATTCCATATTCGTCTTTAATGGCTACAACCTTATGTTCAATTCCTAACCTTTCAGCATGCCTAATAGCTATGTCAATACCGTCCTGACGATAGTTATCGATTCCCTCATCAACAGTTACTGCACATAGGTCGATAATATGCCTTCTCCTATAATCATCCAATATCTCTAAAAGAGTAACACTATCCTTTCCACCTGAAAGGGCCACTAAAACTTTATCTCCCTTTTCTAAAAGCTTTTCTTTTTTAATGGTTTTGCTAACCTTTTTTTCGACAGATTTGATGAAACAGTCCTTACATAAAAATTGTCCGGATTCTTCTTTTTTAATAATTACATGAGGATTACCGCATTTGGTACAATTCAATATTAATTCCTCCTTCATAACGATTCTACAAATTGAGCTAACTGATTTAATGTATTAACTTCATATACATGTGCACCTACATCTTCATAAAGAGAGACGCAGCTATCTACAACATCCCATTTATATCTATCTTCAGGATTCAATATAATAACTTTCTTTGATAGTTGAACCATTTCCTCTACAAATTGAACGCTGGCTTGCTTTCCATCCACTTTTGGTCCTGCCCAATCCCTACAATCGGTTAGCATTATCACATATGATTTGTTGTTTAGATCAGCCACTTTTATAAAATCTTCAAATGCAGTATACATGTTTGAGGTTCCGTGAACCATCATGTTCCTTATTCTCAAATCCTTTACTTTAACAAATGCATTTAACATTTGGTCTTCAGACAATGCTTCAGTGGTTTCTATTACCTTATTGTCAAATTCAAATGTTCTTGAATTTTTAAAAGCTGATTTGCAGGAGTACATAAGCATGAAAAACCAACTACTAATCCATTCGCATGATCCACTAATATCATTTAGAAAGAGATGTTGATTTTTACGATTTCTTGGTTTTGCCTTAATCAGATTGACAGGAGTTCCACCATACCTCATATTGGAGCGTATCGTCCTCCTCATATCTATTTTATTGGAATTGGCTTTTAGGTTTCTTCTGGAACGTTTATTAGCTATTTTTCTACCTAATCTTTGACAGATTTCAAGCATACGAGGATCAAAACGATTCAATTTAGTTAAATCAGTATTCATCAATTCCCCTTCACGTTCCAATTGATCAATTTCTTCAAGCAATGGCTTGCCTGCCAATTCCTTAAGCATCTTATTATTTAACTTTTCTTTTTTGAATGCTTTAGATCTATTGTCTGTCTTTTTAATAACATACTTATTTGATTTGGGGCCATCACCGGAGTACGCTTTTCCCCTATCCTCAATTACCTTTGACTCTTCAGAACCAAACTGCTTTTTGAAAATGCCGTCAAATATCCTATTGAATTTTGCCAAGTCATATTTATCCTTAATATAAATGGCCCTTAAAGCTGTTTTTAAAGTATTCTTACCAATATCTGGATTTTTATAGATATCTGCAGCATCTTTTGTGCTTCTAACACTAACAGGTATTCCTGCCTCTCTTAATTGATTGGACAATTCAATTATTTTGTCAACCATAATAATCATTTATTGAAAAATTCCTTAAGAACTCTTTTCTTATCGCTTTCTGTTTTGATAACAACACCAATACTATCTTCCAAAGCCTGTTCCATGCTTTCCTCTTTCAGATTCATTGCAGATTTAACCCAGTCAACAGTTCCCCTAACAGAAGGTTTTTTCATTAGATTAAGATTACGAATGTTTTGAACTAGATTAACAATCCTATTAACCTCTTCAGGATTTGCATTTGGCACTTTTGAAAGAACAATATCCATTTCACGGGAAGGTGTTGGATATGGGATATATAAGAACAAACATCTGTCCTTAGTTTCATCAAGAAGAGACCTCTGAGAATTAGATGTTAGAATAACAATCAAGTCGTTTTCCAAGTCAAAAGTTCCCAAGTCATTAACGGTTATTTGTTTTTCTCCTAAAGCCTGCAACAGAAAACTTTCAACTTCCTCATCAGCCTTATCTATTTCATCAATCAGCAATACTGATGGTTTATCGTTTAGAAATGCTTCAAGCAAAGGCCTTTTGATGAAATATTGGTCCTGGAATATTTCACCTTCACCCTCATGGTTTATACGGGCAGCTTCTAGATGCAGCAATTGCTTTTGGTAATTCCATTCACCAACAATCTGTTCAAATGTTATTCCTTCATAACATTGTATTCTAAAGAAATCCCTATCAAATGCCTTTGCAACAACTTTTGCAAGTTCTGTTTTTCCTACCCCCGGTGGGCCTTCAATTAACATTGGCTTACCTAAAATTAAAGATAAATATAATGTGGTTGAAATTTCATTATTTGAAACATAATTATTATCTATTAATATTTTATCAATGTCAGTAATTCTTAAACTTTCACTAGTCAATTAAAAACCTCCCAATGTTATTAATTGATATAACTACTAATATAAAATTAACTTTAAAGTTTAAATATTATATAATATTAACTAATTTATACTATTAAAGGAGGAATTGAGATGGAAAATAAAAAAATAATAGTATGCATACTGGCAGTGATTGCCGTGATTATAGTTGCGTATGTCGGATACATGTTCATGCAAAATGACAACAGCGACGACATCAGCACAACTGGAAAA
The genomic region above belongs to Methanobrevibacter sp. and contains:
- a CDS encoding DUF308 domain-containing protein; translation: MRNRFIGLLAIILGLIIIAFPMLGIISTSALFGLSTLLISIIVIMIGVSIMDYNKFGAILDYFLGIVMLIISLIIIFNPHYFAFLAAIMLYLAGIFIMIIGLVTLINNRHARYGFYIGVAGIVLGIIYIIIGTYVSDPYVLGILIGIWLLITGILKLIDG
- a CDS encoding cytidyltransferase, coding for MIAISADFDPVHIGHEKLIKEGRKIADEKDTELAVYLNKGYSANHAPFFLDYESRREIVLELGADKVIPFEGLHHRLILSYSVTIRLSKMIDDGVTDYITAANIPLEEIAKKADKFVKQGNFVGMPKNYPNRNEIRWYAINEFLGSKLDFHVIKEVSKGGKVSGRAIRQSILENDLRLTGKVRSVIPKITAEVLEREIALGKVPGQRNYGEIYKTLNTSSRGNLSKIAYLTSNAINEIIKKRVYRDSETIWAAFRKANYGPVMTRLAISAIEEGVTKKEVMDLMKGYEEKGVIPPNQNVEHVINRAWYVANSDLDSSKANEKFRSGNIKVDAPLTIYAGLNLTKFEAKIMKSGENADVYVDKNGKVSVQMKIDGKKIKTNLRLPSNEVTYIRYILDSNFIPLKGTTEKVNNSYKIKLEIG
- a CDS encoding NAD(P)-dependent oxidoreductase, which gives rise to MKIGFIGFGEVNRKLAEILKNETLLTSKEGRSRNTIFNIDKSDAEVLDNFEQVAINSDILISANSPSNALKTAEKYGRLCDGIYLDLNNISPKTVGEIKKVTNNFVDSSIIGGINNDFRIYLSGEKSRQLEFLSNYLPIEIISDNIGDASKLKLLRSIYTKSVSAALIETMEIAEKLNLEEELLDTISLSEGENFKKLAISRIKNTKNNPKRKEEEMLEILDYFKGHSMEMSEATLKKLSNL
- a CDS encoding cytochrome c biogenesis CcdA family protein, which produces MDFIPYISFLTGFISIISPCIIPVLPILFGFTLKNKGNKEIIAFVIGLFSVFTTLIFIAGLFTVMFYSYVFYLRIFAAIVLLIVGFLFVFNKSFNLSFKNMSSDGILGSFALGILTSIAWAPCYGGYLISLVSVLITTANFLYISFNIILYGLGFGVSLLILSFIISKINLENFIEGSEHIRKISGILFIVGAAYMFLTANGVIL
- a CDS encoding thioredoxin family protein — encoded protein: MKKGIKVALIIIVIAIVGTALLLVMGSENLEMESTNINSTNNITEAEEIADAQNKDVFVLFTSDTCTWCDKLKSDTLSDEKVIEKINKYYVTAVVDIDKQPDVANAYHAVATPVIVLLDSNGTEKARLNGYYGPAELLEYI
- a CDS encoding DUF89 domain-containing protein, translating into MKISHECGPCFLRQAGEALDLATDNSELKIEIFNEIFNFLAGNFSTNTNSNKTGSTIHKIIKERTGCKDPYKKEKVLGNKIALKYLPQVKTIIEEEDSLENYVKIAIIGNILDFGAFTLNTDIDELINNALQKQLKINHVESLEQSAKKHDKLLYLVDNTGEIVFDKLLLEKLKSYGLDITIAVKSEPILNDACMEDALAVGLDKYGDIVEIGAGTVGYVDSEISDDFRKIFNDHKFIISKGMGNYEGLTEIDTSDKELYFLLCSKCHAISKDMGVDLQDMVLLKNH
- a CDS encoding MoaD/ThiS family protein; amino-acid sequence: MKFNLKYKDIDESRELSSENYTIKDLLNDLELSSQSLVCKQNGELVIEETEIKNDDEIQLIQIIYGG
- a CDS encoding TIGR00269 family protein, which codes for MNCTKCGNPHVIIKKEESGQFLCKDCFIKSVEKKVSKTIKKEKLLEKGDKVLVALSGGKDSVTLLEILDDYRRRHIIDLCAVTVDEGIDNYRQDGIDIAIRHAERLGIEHKVVAIKDEYGITLDEIMERDNHRGSCTYCGVFRRDIINKTAREMGATKIAMGHNLDDEVQGIMMNYLEGNTDNISKFGPKTESKAKEFTVKIKPLREVPEREIGLYAVAKDLEVHFAGCPYAQQSFRKEVSDLINQLSENHPTIKYSTLRGYDKVKEAIGDEFKKEFKLRRCSVCGEPSANELCRKCTFLKELEVI
- a CDS encoding VWA domain-containing protein, which translates into the protein MVDKIIELSNQLREAGIPVSVRSTKDAADIYKNPDIGKNTLKTALRAIYIKDKYDLAKFNRIFDGIFKKQFGSEESKVIEDRGKAYSGDGPKSNKYVIKKTDNRSKAFKKEKLNNKMLKELAGKPLLEEIDQLEREGELMNTDLTKLNRFDPRMLEICQRLGRKIANKRSRRNLKANSNKIDMRRTIRSNMRYGGTPVNLIKAKPRNRKNQHLFLNDISGSCEWISSWFFMLMYSCKSAFKNSRTFEFDNKVIETTEALSEDQMLNAFVKVKDLRIRNMMVHGTSNMYTAFEDFIKVADLNNKSYVIMLTDCRDWAGPKVDGKQASVQFVEEMVQLSKKVIILNPEDRYKWDVVDSCVSLYEDVGAHVYEVNTLNQLAQFVESL
- a CDS encoding MoxR family ATPase; its protein translation is MTSESLRITDIDKILIDNNYVSNNEISTTLYLSLILGKPMLIEGPPGVGKTELAKVVAKAFDRDFFRIQCYEGITFEQIVGEWNYQKQLLHLEAARINHEGEGEIFQDQYFIKRPLLEAFLNDKPSVLLIDEIDKADEEVESFLLQALGEKQITVNDLGTFDLENDLIVILTSNSQRSLLDETKDRCLFLYIPYPTPSREMDIVLSKVPNANPEEVNRIVNLVQNIRNLNLMKKPSVRGTVDWVKSAMNLKEESMEQALEDSIGVVIKTESDKKRVLKEFFNK